The genomic DNA ATAATTATCAAGAAAGTATAGAAACATACCAAGAAATTAATACGAGGAGATTATCTAATTGGCAATTGGTTCAGTTATATGAGGGTATTGGTGATGTGTACCTTCTAACCAAAAATTATCAGCTTTCAATAGATAATTACCAAAAAGGATTAGCTGTTGCTCAACAGCATTTAATAACACCTAAAATTACAGATTTAAACTCAAAAATAGCTCAGGTTTATAACGTAAAAGGAGAATCCCAAAAGGCAGAGGGATATTTTAATACATCCATGAAACTTGCCAATAGACAAAATAAGAAAAGAGCTATTGAAGAGAAAATTAAGGTTGCTGATTTTCAAAGTGCCAATAATAATTATTCTAGTGAGATTGCATTGAGAAAAGAAGCTTTAGAAGAAATAAGCGATTTTGAGAGTGATTCTATTATAGATAACGAAAGTCCTTTAACGCCTCAAAAACAAAACTATAAAATTGGTAATGCGTTTGCCCTTCAAAAAGATTACCAGAATGCTATTCCATATCTTGAAAAAAGTATTGAAGAAGCAGATAGTAAAGAGGACCTTGTTGTACAGAAAGATGCTACCCGAAAATTATCTGAAATTTATAGAGATGCGGGTCAATTTGATAAAGCACTAATTGCATATCAAAGCTATGTTGATTTGGTAGATAAACTTTACTCTAAAAAAGAACAAGAAATATCTCAAGCAGCCAGGTTTAGTAAAGATATTGTTAGCAAACAAAATAGAATCTTAAGCTTGGAAAGTGATAGAGCATTAACAGAGAGTCAGTTTCAATTGACTGTAGAAGAAGCAAAACGTCAAAAGTTAATCATTTATTCACTTATAGGAGGCGTTTTATTGCTATTAGTCGTTGCTCTTTTAATGTTTAAATATATCAAGCAACAACGGTTAGCTAATAATTTATTAGCGCTGAAAAGTTTGCGAAGTCAAATGAATCCACATTTTATATTCAACGCATTAAATTCTGTAAATAGTTTTATTGCTTCAAATGATGAGCGTACAGCCAATAAATATCTTACCGATTTCTCCTCCTTAATGCGTGCTGTTTTAGAGAATAGTGAAGAGGATTTTATTCCACTTGAAAAGGAAATAAAGCTATTAAAATTATACACCAAATTGGAACATTTCAGATTTCAAGATAAATTTGACTATAATATCCATATTGATGAAAATATTAATGTTCAAGATTTTATAATTCCTCCCATGTTATTACAGCCCTATATTGAAAATGCTGTCTGGCATGGGCTACGTTATAAAAAATCAAAAGGATATTTAGAGATTGAAATTACTCAAACGAAATCGGATGAAATAAAAATTAGTATCACAGATGACGGTATTGGAAGACAAAAATCAAAAGCGTTAAAAACAGAGCATCAACAAAAGCAAAACTCAAAAGGGATGGGCAATATTAAAAAACGTGTTATTATTCTAAATGAGATGTATAAAGATAAAGTCGATGTATCTGTTGATGATTTTAAAGATGAAGAAGATACCGGAACTAAAGTTGTTGTAACATTAAAAAAATAAGTTAGAAGTTTGAAGCTGGAAGTACGAAGATCGCTTCCAGTTTCAAATTCCTAATTTCAAACCATATAACATGAAACTAAATTCCATCATAGTTGAAGACGAAGAAACAAGCAGGGATATTTTAAAGAATTATCTAAAAAAGTATTGCCCTAGTATATCTGTTTTGGGTGAAGCCGCTAATGTTGAAGAGGCTTTGGTTCTTATTCGTAATAACGATTTAGATTTGGTGTTTTTAGATGTAGAAATGCCTTATGGCAATGCGTTCGACCTATTAGACAAGGTTGGTGATATTAATTTCGAAACTGTTTTTGTAACTGCATATAACCACTATGCTATAGATGCTTTAAATGCGCATGCGTCTTATTACTTAATGAAACCTATTTCTATTGATGAGCTTATAAAAGCAGTTGATTATGTTACTGAAATTAAAATGAAAGAAGAAGCACTTCAAGATCAGGTGCTCATTCCTAAAACAAATGGAGTAGATGGGAAAATTACCATTCCGCAATTAGATGGTTTTGAGGTTATAAATATGTCTGATATTTTGTACTGTAAAGCAGATGATAATTATACCGAAATTTATCTCAATACAAACAAAAAAAAATTGGTAAGTAAAACCCTTAAATATTTTGAAGAAGCACTTAGCAGTGCTAGTTTTGCTCGGATACATAAATCGTATTTGGTCAATGTAAATGAAGTCGTTAAATATGTAAAAGGAAAAGGAGGAAGTGTGATACTTAGTAATGGAAAAGAAGTTATGGTATCGGCCTCAAAAAAATCAAATCTGTTATCGTATTTCAAATGATCATTATTCATTCCTGCGAAGGCAGGAATCCACAAAATAATAGTTAAAGAATCAAAAGATTGCCACATCACGCTTTGGGCGTGATTCGCAATGACAAACAAATAAAAACAATGTATTCATGCCAGTTATCAAATCAGTAAAAGGAAAATCGCCAAAAATCCCAAATGATTGTTTTATTGCAGAAAATGCAACCATAGTTGGAGAAGTCATTATGGGTAACCAATGTAGTGTTTGGTTTAGTGCCGTTGTTAGGGGAGATGTTAACTATATTGAAATGGGCAATAAAGTAAATGTACAAGACGGAGCTGTAATACACGGTACTTATAAAACTGCTGCAACTACTATAGGGAATAATGTCTCTATTGGTCATAATGCACTAGTACATGGCTGCACAATTCAGGATAACGTTTTGGTTGGTATGGGAGCCATTATTATGGATGGTTGTGTCGTAGAAAGTAATAGTATTATTGCAGCTGGAGCCGTGGTTACAAAAAACACTCGAGTTGAAACTGGTAGTATTTATGCTGGTGTTCCTGCAAAAAAAGTAAAAGATATTAGCGAGGAACTTATTTCTGGTGAAATAGATAGAATTGCTAATAACTATATTGAATATTCAAGCTGGTTTAAATAGCCATGTTAAGGGTATTTGCCATTCCTGCCTTAGTAGGATAGGATATATACTTTTATGGACTAAAAATCTAAGTATTCTGCAGTAAAATGAGAACCTAAAAGTGATTGCATGGTACTAGGGTTTGCATTTGTGTAAAAACAGTTTTTGCTATCTGTAGTCTCTACTTCTATATGTAATAAATTATTTTTCTTTAGGATAGCTTTAGTTTGTCTTGCAACGGCCTCTCCAGAATCTATAATTTTAACATGATCTGGTAGTAGGTCAACTAATAAAGGGATTAAATAGGGGTAGTGTGTGCAACCCAAAACCAGATGATCTATATTGGCATCGATCATAGGTTTGAGATAAGTCTTTAAAAGCGTTTTCATTTCATTAGAGAGTAACTTACCATTTTCTATAAGCTCTACAATGCCTTCACCAACTTGCTCAATAACATTTATATTACTGGCAAACATATCAGACGTTTTAGAAAATAATGCGCTGCTTAGGGTTCCTTTTGTTGCCAAAATACCAATAGCATTGTTTTTAGTTTGCAATGCAGCAGGTTTTATAGCGGGTTCTATGCCAATAAATGGAATGTTATAAGTATTTCTAAGGAGATCTATAGCATTAGTGGTTGCTGTATTACAGGCTACAACAATTAGCTTACAACCTTTGTTAATTAAGTATTCAGTGTTTTTAATACTTAAATCAATAATAGTTTCCTTTCCTTTCTGCCCGTAAGGGGCATTAAGACTATCTGCTAAATAGATGGTGTTTTCGTTGGGTAAAAGTGTGTGAATCTCCTTCCATATAGAGGTGCCACCAACACCCGAATCAAAAATACCAATAGGTTGTTTGCTCATATAATTATAATTGTCATAAAAGTAAATAATTCAATTGAAATAATTTATCAGATCCCTTTTTTTAGCGAGGTTAACTCCAAATAGTATGCAAAATGTTTTAGTGAATTTTAATGTAAGTTCTGCTAATAAAAAAAGCTGCCTTATGGAGGGCAGCTTTAATAAATTTTGTTAGAGTATATTTTTATATACCCAATTCTTTTTTAACATCATTTAAAATGTCCTTTCCTTCGGCTACAATTAACGTTGTTCTTTCTAAAACATACTCATATCCTTGAGCTTTAGAAACTTTGTTTATTGCTGCAAATGCTTTTTCTTGAATAGGCTTAAATAACTCAGCTTCTTTTTTAGCTATATCTTGCTGTGCATCAGCTCTAAATTGTTGAATACGTTGTTGTTTTTCTTGTAATTCTAAGCCTCTCTTTTGATTTTCTTCATCAGTTTTTGTACTAGCTTCTGCTTCGTATTGCTTAACTGTATTTTGGTACTCAGTAGCCATAGCCTGCATATCTGTTTGATATGTTTTGCCTAAAGTTTCAAGCTCAGTTTGAGCTGCTTTAGCTTCGGGCATTGCTGCTATTAATTCTTGAGTATTTATATGGGCAACTTTGCTTTGGGCCTGTGTGAAACTTATAGTTCCAATGCATAATGCAGTTGCTAATAAAAGAGTTTTTAATTGTTTCATTTGTAAATAGTATTATGTGTTATAGATTATTAATTATTGTTTATATACTGTCTTTTGCTTTTTGACGATCTTCTAATATTTTTTTCTTTCTTTCTTCTAAGGCTTTTTTTCTATCGGCTCTTTCCTTTAATTTTTTTTGTCTATTTTCTTCAATAAGCTGTGCTTTAGTTTTTGTTTCTCCTTCAACTACTTTAGAAGTAGTCTCAGGTTTCGATGCTTCATCTTCTGTGGTATCTTTTCCTTCAGTTATTTTTTTTCTAGCATCTAACTTTGCTTGTTTTGCTTTTTCACGATCTTCTAATATTTTTTGACGTCTAGCTTCTGCTTCTTTTTTCTTTGCTTCTCGAGCGGCCAAAATTTCTTGTCTTCTTTTTTCAACAGCACTTTCTCGTTGTGCTTTTTTCTCTTCTAATGCTTTTTGACGTTCTTCTAATTCGTAATTAATCTCCGGGACTAATTCCTCTTCTTTAGCAGCTCTACGTTCTGCTTTAGATTTTGCTTGTTTACGTTTTGATGTTCTAGTGATACTTCTTAATATTTGATCACTTAAATCGAATCGGTTTGCAGAGAATAACATAACAGCATCAGATGATTTGTCAAAAATAAAATCATATTTTCTGCTTTGAGCCATATCTTGAACTGCTGCAAAAATTTGATCCTGAATAGGCTGCATCAATTGCTTTTTTTGAATGAACAAATCACCATTGGGACCAAAACGCTTTTGTTGGTAATCAAGGATCTCTTTCTCTTCAAAAGCAATATCTTCTTCTCTCTCGTCAATAAGTTCTTTTGTTAGAAGCGCTTTTTCGTTACTTAAGTTTTTTCGCTTTTGTTCAATAGCTCCTAATTTAGCACCAATTTCGTTTTTCCATTTGTCTGCTTTTTGATTTAATTGAGCAGTAGCTTCTTGGTATTCCGGAACATTCTCTAAAATATATTCAGTATCTATATAAGCAATCCTTACACCACGTTGCGCGTGTATTGATATGCTTATCATAAAAACTAATGTCAGTAAAAAAAGAACTTTATTTTTCATCTGTATATATTTTAATTTATTGTCTTATAAATTCTAAAAACGACAAATGAATTTTTGTTTCTGCCCTTTTCGAATCGTATCTTCAAAATTAACGAATTTTAATCTTAAAAATTTTAATTCTCATGCAAATCATTATAGTGTTATTAGAAAATATCGTGCCAAAATAAATTTTATACTTAAAATTGCTGTCCAATTATGAAGTGAGTTTCCCATCCATGTTTAGTAGTTTGTCCTGGAAGAGCGTCAAATCCATGTCCAAAATCAATTCCTAATAATCCAAACGCAGGCATGAAAATACGAACCCCTACACCCGCAGATCTATTAATGTTAAAAGGGTTAAAATCTCTAAAACTATTATGAGACGCCCCGCCTTCTAAAAAACCTAAAGCATAGATTTTTGCAGAAGCTTTTAATGTTACAGGATAACGAAGCTCTAAAGAAAATTTATTGTAGATAGTTGCTCCATCATTTGAAGTTCTTCCAGTATCTGGGTCTAAAGGAGCCAATGATTGATCTGGATAACCACGTAGTTGTATAGTTTCTCTACCATCTAAACTGTAGTTTCCTAATCCGTTACCTCCAAGAAAGAAACGCTCAAAAGGAATAACACCTCTAGCGTTATTGTAAGCGCCTAGAAAGCCAAATTCAACGCTTGGTTTTAATACTAAATTTTTTACGATTTGAGTATACCAATCGCCTTTAAAGCTTACTTTATAAAATTCTAACCATTTATAACGTTCTTGATCAATTTCCGCAATTCTATTTTGGGCATTCGTTATATCTATTGTGCTACTATTTATGTCTCTTCTTATTGCATCATTAGTTTCACGTTCTTGCTCAAGAGCTTCATAATCGACCCCGTTAAATAAAGAGTAAGGTATTGAGAATTTAGCGGTAGCACTAAATTTTGAACCCGCCGTTGGGAATATAGGGTCTACACTAGTATTATTTCTACTTATGCCAATAGTGTATGATAAATTGTTTGAATAACCATCTCCAAAAGTAAATAAACCAGTGTTATAATTATTTAAATCGTAACGTTGATAACTAATAGCTTGGGATAAGGTGAAATAATCATCTGGAACAGATAAACGTTTCGCTAAACCAAACGTAATTCCTGTAATATTAAAACTTCTACTTTTATCTGCGTTTCTAGTTTGCGGATTAAATAAAAACTGCTTAGTATGCGATAACGATGCTGAAAATTGAACAGGCCTTTTACCTCCTAACCATGGCTCGGAAAACGAAAAACTATAGGTTTGATAAAAACGACTCGCTTGTAAACGTAATGCTAATTTTTGGCCATCACCCATAGGGATTGGTTTGTAGGCATCTTTTTTAAAGAGATCTTTTATTGAAAAGTTATTAAAAGATAATCCAAGTGTTCCTATAAAGCCACCGCCTCCATAACCACCTTGTAATTCGATTTGACTGGAACCGGTTTCTTTAACAGAATATTCCATGTCTATAGTTCCTTCGTTTGGGTTGGGATTATTAAAGTTAGGTGTGATTTCCTGAGCATCAAAAAAGCCTAGTTGACCAAGTTCTCTAACCGTACGAACAACATTGGCTTTACTATATAATTGTCCTGGACGAGTTCGAATTTCTCGATAAATAACATGGTCATTTGTTTTATCATTACCTACAACAGAGACACTATTGAAATAAGCTGGTTTCCCTTCGACTATTCTTATTTCCATGTCAATAACATTATTATCAGCACTTACCTCAACAGGATTAATAGTAGAAAATAAATAACCATGGTTTTGATATTCATTGGTTATATCGCGAGCATCTGGACTGGAGTTATCAGCAATTCGCTCTTGTAATAAAACACCATTATATGTGTCTCCTTTCTTTATACGGAGTAGTCTAGATAAATATTCATTACTGTATACTGTGTTACCAATAAAGGTGATGTCTCCAAAAGTGTATAATTCCCCTTCGTTGATATCTATTTTAAGCGAAATGGTTTTATCGTTATTAATTATTAAACTATCAGATAGGATTCGAGCATCTCTATAACCATTTTCCTTGTACTTTTCTATAACACTTGATAAATCTGCTTGATATGCAGAATCGATAAATTTAGAACGTTTAAAAATTCTTAAACGATTTATTTTTTTAGTGCTTTTCATGCTTTTTCTAAGCTTTTTATCGCTTAAAACTTCATTGCCATTAAAGACGATGTCTTTTATTTTAACTTTCTCGCCTTTATCAATATTAAGCACCATATTAACACGAGCTACTTTAATAGAGTCTTTTACATCTATAGTGTTAATATGTATTTTAGAGTTTAAATAACCTTCTTTTTTGTACTTGGTAGCTAAAAAGTTTTTAGTAGTAGTTATTAAGTTTTCAGTTACTTTAGTACCTTTTCTTAATTTATTTTCTTCAATTATTTTTTCTTTTTTAGATCTTTTTACACCATTTATTTTTATCTCATTAAGTTGAGGTAAATCAGATAGTCTTATCTCTAAAAAAGCGGCGTTCCCTTCTATTTTGGTAACATAAACTTCAATATCACTGAATAATTTTGAGTTCCAAAGTTTTTTGATAGCGGTACTAATGTCTTGACCAGGAATTGTTATTTCTTTTCCTTTCCTTAAACCGGAATAAGTAACTATGGTTTGTTCGCTAAACGAACTGTTTCCAGAAACAGTAATGCCTCCTAAAGTATATTTGTTGCCGTCGCTATATGTTACTTCTTGCCCTTGAATATTAAAGCTACTTGTAAAAAATAGTATGGCTATAACGTGCTTTATATGTGCTTCTAAAAATGAAATGTTAGCTAAGCTGTTCACTTGTTTTCCCAAATCTTCGTTCTCTTTTTTGATATTCAATAATAGCTTCATACAAATGCTGCTTTGTGAAATCTGGCCACAGTACATTTGTAAAATATAACTCTGCATATGCTATTTGCCAAAGTAAAAAGTTACTTATACGTTGCTCCCCACTTGTCCTAATTAGTAAATCTACATCTGGCAAATCATGCGTGTAAAGATGCTCATTTATAATTGATTCATCTATATTTTCGGGCGAAATTATATTATTTTTAACTTTAATACTAATTTCTTTAACAGTGTTTTGTATTTCTTCCCTAGAACCATAGCTTAATGCCAGGGTTAAAGTCATTCTTTCGTTTTGTTTTGTGCTGTCAATTACATCATGAAGTTCTTTATGAACTTTTTTAGGAAGTGTGTTTAAATTTCCTACAGCAGAAAGTCTAATATTATTATCTTGAAGTGTTGTTATTTCTTTTTTTAAAGAAGACACCAAAAGCTTCATTAATGTTTGTACTTCTAATTTTGGTCTGTTCCAGTTTTCAGTAGAAAAAGCATAAAGCGTCAGGTTTTTTACGCCAAGTTCTGCACAAGCTTCAACAGTGCGTCGTACAGATTTTGTGCCATTTTCATGACCAAAAGCACGTATCATTCCTTTTTGTTTTGCCCAACGACCATTACCATCCATGATAATGGCAATGTGTTTTGGTAGTTTGTTGTTTTGTATGCTTTCTTTTAAATTCATTTTAATTGCCTGGGCAATAACAAGGATTTTCGCCAAATGTATATGTTAAAGTTAATCCTGAAAACATATACCAATCGTTGTTATTTATATTGCCAAATTTGTATTGTTGTTGTCTAGATGGGGCGTCAGGAACACTTCCGTCAAGGCCATCAGAAAATGTATAACGAGCACCAACTTCTATGCCTAAAATAATATTATCTATAAAAGAGGCTTTAAAGCCAACTACCATAGGAATACCAAATGCCCAACTTGAGGTGTTTTCTTGAGTTTGTACACCGTTTAAAAAATAATGATTGTCATGCTTGGCTGTGCTTATGCCTGTATATAAGTATGGTGTAGCTACTTTATCTCCAGAATGTAAATCGAAATCTAAAAATGTAAATTCTATTCCTAATGAAATTTCTATAATCTTGCTCGAAAATTCATAACCTCTTTGAATACGCCTTGGGTCATCCGATTTTGTGTCAATACCTTCTAATTTACTAAAAATCACAGAAGCTCTATAAGAGTGTCGCTTACTTCTATTCCATTTATAGATACCACCAATAGCTAATTGATTTGGCGAAATGTAATAGGTAGAACCTACATCTCCAATAAAATTACTTCCTCCTGCAAAAACACCTATTTCGTTAATTTGAGAGTAACTAAAATGAATGCTTAAAATACTTAAAATCAATACTGTTAAATGCCTCATAAATATTCAAAAGTTTGCAAATATAATAAATAAGATTAGCCTAAAATAATTTGAGCTAAATTGTATTAGTGTAAAACTGCATTTCTTAAGAATTATTGTTTAATTACGCTTGTCTTCTCCCCAAAGAAGCTTTTTTCTAAGCGTATCTAAAAAACTTTCGTCTAAAAGATCAATCATTTTAATTTTGAAGTCTGCTTTTTTTATTTTGATTATAGTACCATTATCTAGGGTTGCAATCCTAGAGTCTAAAGACACTAAATGATTTTCTTCTCGTCCGTCAACTTTAAGCTGTATTTCTGTTGAATCTGGAATTATTAAAGGGCGTGCACTCAGGTTGTGTGGTGCTATGGGAGTTATCACAAAACTATTGGTACTTGGCGTAATTACTGGCCCGCCACAGCTTAATGAATAGCCTGTAGAACCTGTTGGAGTTGAGATTATTAAACCATCACTCCAGTAAGATGTAAGATACTCGCCATCTAAATGCGTTTCGACAGTAATCATAGATGTTGTATTTTTTCTACTTACTGCTATTTCGTTTAGTGCAAAATTTAACGATGTTATATTTTTGTTTTCAGGGGTAGTTTCTATAGAGAGTAAACTACGTTCTGATATTTTATAATGCCCGTCAATAATATTTTGAATAGCCTGCTCAATAGCATCTACTTGTATAGTTGCTAAAAAACCTAAACGCCCTGTATTAATGCCAATCACAGGGATATCAATATCTTTTATAAAAGTAATAGCTCTTAATATGGTACCATCACCACCAACACTTACCAGGAAATCAAAAGAAGTATCTAAAGTGTCAAATGTTTTAAATGAAGCAAAGTCTTTTATATTGGGAGATTCATTAAGAATAATATTAAAAAACTCTGTTTCAATATAAGCATCAATGTCTTTTTTTAATAAGTAATTAAATAACGTTTCTACTGAAGCTGTAGTCGTTTTATTGTAGAATCGTCCAAAAATAGCAACTTTCATGCGTTTATATTTATTGTTTTTTGGTGGTCACATGGTGCATCCATATAATGAGTTTCGTTATAAACTAATTAAATAGTTATGGATGGTTCATTATTTACATATTTAAGTATTTATTCAAATAGTCCGATCGGTCTTTAAGGCTTTCTATATAACTGTCTTCTTCATGACCAGATACTATATTATAACTATATCTACGAAAGGTTTGAATGATTTCGTTAAGTCCGGTGCTACCTATCTTTAAGGTAACCTGAACAACGTCATTTTTTATTTTAGAAACAAATGCACCTAAAAGTTTACCACCATTAGATTCTACGATTTGACTTATTTCGCTAAATGAATAATCATTAATTCCTTTTTCAACGACTAAAACACCACCAGCTTCAAAAAAGAAAGGAGATTCGTTAAAGAGACTAATAATGTCATTAAGTTCATAATACCCTAAATAGTTGTTTTTTTCGTCTAAGACAGGCATAATGTTAGCCGAATTTTGTGCAAAAGCTTCCAATACATCTAACCAAAGCGTATGGTTTCTTACAAAAAAATCTTCAATGGAATAAAGGTACTCACTAATAGGTTTGTCACTTTCAAAACAATGTGCATCAGTTTCAAAAAAAGTGCCCAGAAAAGCACCATTTTCATCTTTGATGGGGATATGAGAATAAGTTAACTGATTAAATAGCAATTGTAACTCACTTATTTTACTATTGCTATTTAATGGTTTTATATCATTTATAATATATTCTGAAAGTTTCATTGTTCAGCTTTATGAGTATGCAAATTAATTAAAAAAATAGCATATAAGCCTGTTCTACTTTGTATTTTTGCTTTTTAAAATTTATAGATGACCAAGTTAAGTGTAAATATTAACAAGATTGCTACATTAAGGAATTCCAGAGGAGGTGATGTACCAAATGTAGTTCAATTTGCAAAAGATGTGCAGCGTTTTGGAGCAGAAGGGGTAACAATACACCCAAGGCCAGATGAGCGTCATATCCGTTATCAGGATGCTCGCGATTTAAAACCTGAAGTATATACCGAGTATAATATTGAAGGAAATCCTGTGAGTTCTTTTGTAGAATTAGTATTAAATGTAAAACCAACACAGGTTACATTAGTACCGGATGCTGTTGATGCTATTACCAGTAATGCTGGTTGGGATACCATAAAGCATAAAGATTTTTTAGTTGATATTATTAAAGAGTTTCAACAAAACGGAATAAGAACCTCTATTTTTGTAGATCCTGTTTTAGAGCAAATTGAAGGTGCAAAAGCTACAGGAACAGATAGAATTGAATTATATACTGAAGCTTTTGCGCATCAATATAGCTTGAGTAATAAAGATGCTGTAACGCCCTATGTTAAAAGTGCAGAATTGGCTAATAATTTGGAACTAGGCATAAATGCAGGGCACGATTTATCTTTAGAGAATATTGAATTCTTTAAAAAGAATATTCCAGGATTGTTAGAAGTCTCTATTGGACATGCTTTAATAGCCGAGAGCTTATATTTAGGTGTAGACAATGTTATTCAAATGTATTTACACAAATTAAAGGCTTAATCTTTCTCAAAAAAAGGAAAAAACTTTGTTGTAACATACGGAGTTAAATAAAATATTTAAAAACAAGTGAGTAATCACGCAATAATTTCCCTCTTTTGTAGGGGTTAAGGGTTTATGGTATTACATTCAAATATAATAGGAGAAGGACAGCCATTTGTTATCCTTCATGGTTTTTTGGGAATGAGTGATAATTGGAAAACACTTGGTCGTCAATTTAGCGAACAGGGTTTTCAAGTTCATTTAGTAGACCAACGTAATCACGGACGTAGTTTTTGGGATAATAATTTTAATTATGAAGTACTTGCTGAAGATTTAAAACAATATTGTGATTCTCATAATCTTACAGATATTATATTATTGGGACATTCTATGGGAGGTAAAACAGCTATGCTATTTGCGACACAGTATCCAGAAATAGTTTCGAAGCTAATTGTGGCAGATATTTCTCCACGTTTTTATCCAGTTCATCACGATGCCATTTTAGAAGGGTTGGCTGCATTAGACTTTGATACTATTAAGAGTCGAGGAGAGGCAGATAAATTGTTAAGTGATTATGTGTCTGATTTTGGAGCACGTCAATTTTTACTAAAAAATCTATATTGGGTTGAAAAAGGCAAATTAGGACTACGAGTAAATC from Flavivirga abyssicola includes the following:
- a CDS encoding BamA/OMP85 family outer membrane protein translates to MKLLLNIKKENEDLGKQVNSLANISFLEAHIKHVIAILFFTSSFNIQGQEVTYSDGNKYTLGGITVSGNSSFSEQTIVTYSGLRKGKEITIPGQDISTAIKKLWNSKLFSDIEVYVTKIEGNAAFLEIRLSDLPQLNEIKINGVKRSKKEKIIEENKLRKGTKVTENLITTTKNFLATKYKKEGYLNSKIHINTIDVKDSIKVARVNMVLNIDKGEKVKIKDIVFNGNEVLSDKKLRKSMKSTKKINRLRIFKRSKFIDSAYQADLSSVIEKYKENGYRDARILSDSLIINNDKTISLKIDINEGELYTFGDITFIGNTVYSNEYLSRLLRIKKGDTYNGVLLQERIADNSSPDARDITNEYQNHGYLFSTINPVEVSADNNVIDMEIRIVEGKPAYFNSVSVVGNDKTNDHVIYREIRTRPGQLYSKANVVRTVRELGQLGFFDAQEITPNFNNPNPNEGTIDMEYSVKETGSSQIELQGGYGGGGFIGTLGLSFNNFSIKDLFKKDAYKPIPMGDGQKLALRLQASRFYQTYSFSFSEPWLGGKRPVQFSASLSHTKQFLFNPQTRNADKSRSFNITGITFGLAKRLSVPDDYFTLSQAISYQRYDLNNYNTGLFTFGDGYSNNLSYTIGISRNNTSVDPIFPTAGSKFSATAKFSIPYSLFNGVDYEALEQERETNDAIRRDINSSTIDITNAQNRIAEIDQERYKWLEFYKVSFKGDWYTQIVKNLVLKPSVEFGFLGAYNNARGVIPFERFFLGGNGLGNYSLDGRETIQLRGYPDQSLAPLDPDTGRTSNDGATIYNKFSLELRYPVTLKASAKIYALGFLEGGASHNSFRDFNPFNINRSAGVGVRIFMPAFGLLGIDFGHGFDALPGQTTKHGWETHFIIGQQF
- a CDS encoding isoprenyl transferase gives rise to the protein MNLKESIQNNKLPKHIAIIMDGNGRWAKQKGMIRAFGHENGTKSVRRTVEACAELGVKNLTLYAFSTENWNRPKLEVQTLMKLLVSSLKKEITTLQDNNIRLSAVGNLNTLPKKVHKELHDVIDSTKQNERMTLTLALSYGSREEIQNTVKEISIKVKNNIISPENIDESIINEHLYTHDLPDVDLLIRTSGEQRISNFLLWQIAYAELYFTNVLWPDFTKQHLYEAIIEYQKRERRFGKTSEQLS
- the porG gene encoding type IX secretion system protein PorG — translated: MRHLTVLILSILSIHFSYSQINEIGVFAGGSNFIGDVGSTYYISPNQLAIGGIYKWNRSKRHSYRASVIFSKLEGIDTKSDDPRRIQRGYEFSSKIIEISLGIEFTFLDFDLHSGDKVATPYLYTGISTAKHDNHYFLNGVQTQENTSSWAFGIPMVVGFKASFIDNIILGIEVGARYTFSDGLDGSVPDAPSRQQQYKFGNINNNDWYMFSGLTLTYTFGENPCYCPGN
- a CDS encoding NAD kinase; this translates as MKVAIFGRFYNKTTTASVETLFNYLLKKDIDAYIETEFFNIILNESPNIKDFASFKTFDTLDTSFDFLVSVGGDGTILRAITFIKDIDIPVIGINTGRLGFLATIQVDAIEQAIQNIIDGHYKISERSLLSIETTPENKNITSLNFALNEIAVSRKNTTSMITVETHLDGEYLTSYWSDGLIISTPTGSTGYSLSCGGPVITPSTNSFVITPIAPHNLSARPLIIPDSTEIQLKVDGREENHLVSLDSRIATLDNGTIIKIKKADFKIKMIDLLDESFLDTLRKKLLWGEDKRN
- a CDS encoding CBS domain-containing protein produces the protein MKLSEYIINDIKPLNSNSKISELQLLFNQLTYSHIPIKDENGAFLGTFFETDAHCFESDKPISEYLYSIEDFFVRNHTLWLDVLEAFAQNSANIMPVLDEKNNYLGYYELNDIISLFNESPFFFEAGGVLVVEKGINDYSFSEISQIVESNGGKLLGAFVSKIKNDVVQVTLKIGSTGLNEIIQTFRRYSYNIVSGHEEDSYIESLKDRSDYLNKYLNM
- a CDS encoding pyridoxine 5'-phosphate synthase; this translates as MTKLSVNINKIATLRNSRGGDVPNVVQFAKDVQRFGAEGVTIHPRPDERHIRYQDARDLKPEVYTEYNIEGNPVSSFVELVLNVKPTQVTLVPDAVDAITSNAGWDTIKHKDFLVDIIKEFQQNGIRTSIFVDPVLEQIEGAKATGTDRIELYTEAFAHQYSLSNKDAVTPYVKSAELANNLELGINAGHDLSLENIEFFKKNIPGLLEVSIGHALIAESLYLGVDNVIQMYLHKLKA
- a CDS encoding alpha/beta fold hydrolase, yielding MVLHSNIIGEGQPFVILHGFLGMSDNWKTLGRQFSEQGFQVHLVDQRNHGRSFWDNNFNYEVLAEDLKQYCDSHNLTDIILLGHSMGGKTAMLFATQYPEIVSKLIVADISPRFYPVHHDAILEGLAALDFDTIKSRGEADKLLSDYVSDFGARQFLLKNLYWVEKGKLGLRVNLDVLKEEVGEVGEALPSHAKFEKETLFLRGDRSEYIGVEDERIISNHFTKVKIATISNSGHWLHAENPKDFFEAVVQFIG